From the genome of Erythrobacter litoralis, one region includes:
- a CDS encoding AMP-binding protein — MLCDERGGTERHCDRLPASLAGLHSADEALLGLFLPASPHAERLHPFAGRAIESTLARLSCELSTPSGGARMTRVCTHHDAGFVVDLLLGLCNRQTIYLRAGNAESAAETVHEAIALEIDDLVLAPGMIEAIAQDGLQLEGTARTALARIRLHTGGEPLSSAQRDMAARLFGKVFVEPPLAALAV; from the coding sequence ATGCTGTGCGACGAGCGCGGCGGCACCGAACGCCATTGCGACCGCCTCCCCGCAAGCCTCGCCGGGCTCCATTCGGCGGACGAGGCGCTGCTCGGATTGTTCCTGCCTGCTTCCCCGCATGCAGAAAGGCTTCATCCGTTCGCCGGTCGGGCCATCGAAAGCACCCTTGCGCGCCTCTCATGCGAACTTTCCACGCCCTCCGGCGGCGCGCGGATGACGCGGGTCTGCACGCACCACGATGCAGGCTTCGTGGTCGACCTGCTGCTCGGCCTGTGCAACCGCCAGACGATCTATCTGCGCGCGGGGAACGCGGAGAGCGCGGCAGAGACGGTGCACGAGGCGATCGCGCTCGAAATCGACGATCTCGTCCTTGCGCCCGGCATGATCGAAGCGATCGCGCAGGACGGTCTGCAGCTGGAGGGGACGGCACGGACAGCGCTGGCCCGGATCCGGCTGCACACGGGGGGCGAACCGCTTTCCAGCGCCCAGCGCGACATGGCCGCGCGCCTGTTCGGCAAGGTATTCGTCGAACCGCCGCTTGCTGCGCTCGCCGTGTGA
- a CDS encoding DUF1826 domain-containing protein: MRETGAAISTAAGILGAISDDDCNLAIWQRNLLIDWSALIEGSPRDIRFDASRADLAARFAAALASHGFGGRNLHRALCYDVALLAERFCAVMEIEELELRLEVVTTDSCRKFHADYVAARMITTYVGPGTQWLTRADAARVRAGKEPRAINRLEPGDVGIFKGKLATDHPAIHRSPPIASASGPRLLLVLNRTDRG; this comes from the coding sequence TTGCGCGAAACGGGCGCCGCGATATCCACCGCTGCCGGGATACTCGGCGCGATCAGCGACGATGACTGCAATCTCGCCATCTGGCAGCGCAACTTGTTGATCGACTGGAGCGCGCTGATCGAAGGGAGCCCCCGGGATATCCGCTTCGACGCCTCGCGCGCCGACCTTGCGGCGCGTTTCGCTGCGGCGCTCGCCAGCCATGGATTCGGGGGACGCAATCTTCATCGTGCGCTTTGCTATGATGTCGCGCTTCTGGCCGAACGCTTCTGCGCGGTCATGGAAATCGAGGAACTGGAATTGCGGCTCGAAGTCGTGACGACCGATTCCTGCCGCAAGTTCCATGCCGATTACGTCGCCGCGCGGATGATCACGACCTATGTCGGGCCGGGCACGCAATGGCTCACGCGCGCAGACGCCGCGCGCGTGCGCGCCGGCAAAGAACCGCGCGCGATCAACCGGCTCGAACCCGGCGATGTCGGCATCTTCAAGGGCAAGCTTGCGACCGATCATCCGGCGATCCACCGCTCTCCCCCGATCGCGAGCGCCAGCGGCCCTCGACTGCTTCTGGTGCTCAACCGCACGGATCGCGGCTGA
- a CDS encoding MerC domain-containing protein, whose product MKPAAPSPLFDRFGIALSGLCLVHCLALPVALALLPVLASSALGTLAQAEWFHAALLVPVVLVSGGVLGPRALVVRWLGPLLLFALGAMTGALFVAVQWQEQAMTAGGASLLILAHWLNLRERGRA is encoded by the coding sequence ATGAAACCCGCCGCCCCGAGCCCGCTGTTCGATCGCTTCGGCATCGCCCTTTCCGGGCTCTGCCTCGTCCATTGCCTTGCCCTCCCTGTCGCGCTCGCGCTCCTTCCTGTCCTCGCGTCGAGCGCATTGGGCACCCTGGCGCAGGCCGAGTGGTTCCATGCCGCACTGCTGGTGCCGGTCGTGCTGGTAAGCGGCGGCGTGCTCGGTCCGCGGGCGCTCGTCGTCCGGTGGCTAGGCCCGCTCCTCCTCTTTGCCCTTGGCGCCATGACGGGCGCGCTTTTCGTTGCGGTGCAGTGGCAGGAACAGGCGATGACCGCGGGCGGAGCCAGCCTTCTCATTCTCGCGCATTGGCTGAACCTGCGCGAACGCGGCCGGGCATGA
- a CDS encoding ABC transporter ATP-binding protein produces MTTLCVRDVALSYDGRPVLEQVSFDLAPGSRTLLLGASGSGKSSLLNIVCGLQSPDRGEVKLGEEAIAPARSAAAADRVRQRHMGIIFQTLRLVSALSVRGNLLLAQKLQTGRRDPALVDSVLRELGIADRAHARPFALSQGEAQRAAIARALVVRPKLLIADEPTSALDRDNAHRVAGLLLDAAKASHASLLIATHDERLLPHFEKVLRIERGRIEEGRITA; encoded by the coding sequence ATGACCACCCTTTGCGTCCGCGATGTCGCCCTTTCCTATGACGGCCGACCGGTGCTGGAACAGGTGTCCTTCGACCTCGCACCGGGTTCGCGCACGCTGCTGCTCGGCGCGTCGGGGTCCGGCAAGTCGAGCCTTCTCAACATCGTCTGCGGCCTGCAATCGCCGGACCGGGGCGAGGTGAAACTGGGCGAAGAGGCGATCGCGCCTGCACGCTCCGCCGCCGCCGCGGACCGGGTTCGGCAGCGGCACATGGGGATCATCTTCCAGACCCTGCGCCTCGTCTCCGCGCTCAGCGTGCGCGGCAATCTGCTGCTCGCCCAGAAGCTTCAGACCGGAAGGCGCGACCCCGCCCTTGTCGACAGCGTGCTGCGCGAACTCGGCATTGCCGACCGCGCCCATGCCCGGCCCTTCGCGCTCAGCCAGGGCGAGGCGCAGCGGGCCGCGATCGCGCGCGCGCTGGTTGTGCGCCCGAAGCTGCTGATAGCGGACGAGCCGACCTCGGCGCTCGACCGCGACAATGCGCACAGGGTCGCAGGGCTGCTGCTCGATGCCGCCAAAGCCTCGCATGCGAGCCTTCTCATCGCGACCCATGACGAGCGGCTGCTGCCGCATTTCGAGAAGGTGCTGCGGATCGAGCGCGGCAGGATAGAGGAAGGGCGGATCACGGCATGA